The Marinilongibacter aquaticus genome has a window encoding:
- a CDS encoding glycoside hydrolase family 10 protein — protein MPKILFFTCAFFFLFHVKAQGPKGDSPRPVSSKTIQYPKRELRGVWIATVANIDWPSRKGLSSDAQRVEFTKMTDRLQKVGINALFVQVRAASDAFYARSKEPWSEWLMGKQGLPPSPFYDPMEFMIDEAHDKGMEFHAWLNLNRGEHRTSKSIVPDHLTKTKPQWFLDYDGIKLFNFGLPEVRTYIIDVVMNIVREYDIDGIHFDDYFYPYKVAGQKLNDYATYKKYPNGMRNIEDWRRNNIDMIIKSLHDEIEAEKPWVKFGVSPFGVWRNKQDDPAGSNTRGGQPSYDDLYADTRKWCRLGWIDYVVPQIYFPFEHKLVPYGTLTDWWAKEHGRAQLYIGHGAYRVDAHSSMRAWQDPGQIGRQIDYNRRSEDVYGSVFFSANAFLKNNLDISESVHKRFKYPALPPAMPWKNAQPLDKPTGLVIRKGAQQTVNVDWDRTNADAYVLYRFEKGEPMNMNDASKILTITRTIDYVDSTRVKGKSYVYALTALDRLKNESEPVFLDR, from the coding sequence ATGCCTAAAATACTGTTTTTCACTTGTGCCTTCTTCTTTTTGTTTCATGTAAAGGCCCAAGGTCCAAAGGGCGATTCGCCTCGGCCTGTTTCTTCCAAAACCATCCAATATCCCAAAAGAGAATTGAGAGGGGTGTGGATTGCCACTGTGGCGAATATCGATTGGCCAAGCCGTAAAGGGCTTTCTTCCGATGCACAACGTGTCGAGTTTACGAAAATGACGGATCGTTTGCAGAAAGTGGGCATCAATGCTCTTTTTGTGCAGGTTCGGGCCGCAAGCGATGCTTTTTATGCACGTTCGAAAGAGCCATGGTCTGAGTGGCTGATGGGCAAGCAAGGTCTGCCGCCCAGTCCGTTCTACGATCCGATGGAGTTTATGATTGACGAGGCCCATGACAAAGGAATGGAGTTTCATGCATGGTTGAATTTGAATCGGGGCGAACACCGCACATCCAAATCCATTGTGCCCGATCATTTGACCAAAACCAAACCGCAATGGTTTTTGGATTACGACGGTATCAAACTGTTCAATTTTGGCTTGCCCGAAGTGCGAACATACATCATTGATGTCGTGATGAACATTGTGCGGGAATACGATATTGACGGCATTCATTTCGATGACTATTTCTATCCCTACAAAGTGGCCGGACAGAAACTGAACGATTACGCCACATACAAAAAATATCCCAATGGAATGCGGAATATTGAGGATTGGCGTCGCAATAACATCGACATGATCATCAAGTCTTTGCACGATGAAATCGAGGCGGAAAAACCTTGGGTGAAATTTGGTGTAAGTCCTTTTGGGGTATGGCGAAACAAGCAAGACGACCCCGCCGGATCGAATACCCGAGGTGGGCAGCCTTCGTACGATGATTTGTATGCCGATACACGCAAATGGTGTCGTTTGGGCTGGATTGATTATGTGGTGCCTCAAATATATTTTCCATTCGAACACAAATTGGTGCCCTACGGCACGCTTACGGATTGGTGGGCAAAAGAGCACGGAAGAGCTCAATTGTACATCGGCCACGGAGCGTATAGGGTTGATGCCCATTCGAGTATGCGGGCTTGGCAAGATCCCGGCCAGATCGGCCGTCAGATCGATTACAATCGCCGCAGCGAAGATGTGTACGGCAGTGTATTTTTTTCGGCCAATGCTTTCTTGAAAAACAATCTGGATATTTCAGAATCGGTGCACAAGCGATTCAAGTATCCTGCATTGCCTCCGGCCATGCCTTGGAAAAATGCACAGCCCTTGGACAAACCCACGGGTTTGGTGATACGCAAGGGGGCACAGCAGACGGTGAATGTCGATTGGGACAGGACCAATGCCGATGCCTATGTGCTGTATCGTTTCGAAAAGGGCGAGCCGATGAACATGAACGATGCCTCGAAAATATTGACCATCACGCGTACCATAGACTATGTGGACAGCACGAGGGTCAAAGGCAAAAGTTATGTATATGCTCTTACTGCTTTGGACCGGTTGAAAAACGAAAGCGAACCTGTATTTTTGGATAGATGA
- a CDS encoding DUF4290 domain-containing protein: protein MKEYGSNIQKLVEHVVSVPDRDKRTKHAHILIELMRQIHPQMRDGNDYSKKLWDDLYVLANFDLDVDSPFPPPPKEALGKKPMRVPYNQFNLKHKYYGRNLELLVLKATVAPTEGERKAFVSYLVKLMQNFYQQWNKDTVEVDTCLTQILEMSGFKLQAEVDALRRDGIIQEANPKDGNRMPNKFNNVKNQNSSFSGNGNGNRKFKNKNNRRNKKRRY from the coding sequence ATGAAAGAATACGGAAGCAATATTCAAAAACTGGTCGAACACGTGGTGTCCGTTCCGGATAGAGATAAACGCACAAAACACGCCCATATTTTAATCGAACTGATGCGTCAAATCCATCCACAAATGCGTGATGGAAACGATTATTCGAAAAAACTCTGGGATGACCTTTACGTTTTGGCCAATTTCGACCTCGACGTAGACAGCCCTTTTCCGCCTCCTCCGAAAGAGGCTTTGGGCAAAAAACCCATGCGTGTGCCCTACAATCAGTTCAACCTGAAGCACAAATATTATGGACGCAACCTTGAGTTGCTGGTTTTGAAAGCCACGGTTGCCCCTACAGAAGGCGAAAGAAAAGCGTTTGTATCGTACCTCGTGAAACTGATGCAGAATTTCTACCAACAATGGAACAAAGACACCGTGGAAGTAGACACTTGCCTTACGCAAATTCTGGAGATGTCGGGCTTCAAACTGCAAGCCGAGGTTGACGCCCTGCGTCGCGATGGAATCATTCAAGAAGCCAACCCAAAAGACGGCAATCGTATGCCCAACAAATTCAACAACGTCAAAAATCAAAACAGCTCTTTCAGCGGAAACGGGAACGGCAACCGTAAATTCAAAAACAAAAACAACCGCCGAAACAAGAAAAGAAGATACTAA
- the murA gene encoding UDP-N-acetylglucosamine 1-carboxyvinyltransferase, with the protein MSSFKITGGKKLQGELIPQGAKNEALQIICAVLLTEEPVTISNIPDIRDVNKLMELLEDMGVKRTKLSKDSYQFEAKDIDFAYFETKEYKEKASALRGSIMLLGPMLCRFGKGKAPKPGGDKIGRRPLDAHFTGFAKLGATFDYEADDSFYTVEGANMQGTYIWMDEISVTGTANVVMAAVMTPGTTTIYNAACEPYLQQLCKMLNKMGAKIAGVGSNLLTIEGVDKLGACEHRMLPDMIEIGSFIGLAAMTGSEITIKDCQIKELGIIPSTFKKLGIEMEFRGDDIHIPAQETYEINRLIDGSILTIYDAPWPGFTPDLISIVLVTAIQAKGTLLVHQKMFESRLFFVDKLIDMGAQIILCDPHRATVVGLNREQNLRGIRMTSPDIRAGVALLIAALSAEGTSIIDNIEQIDRGYQFIDKRLNAIGANIERI; encoded by the coding sequence ATGTCATCATTTAAAATTACTGGCGGCAAAAAACTACAAGGCGAACTGATCCCGCAAGGGGCAAAAAATGAAGCCTTGCAAATAATCTGTGCCGTTCTACTTACCGAAGAACCCGTTACCATTTCGAATATTCCCGACATTCGGGATGTGAACAAGCTGATGGAACTGCTCGAAGACATGGGCGTAAAACGCACCAAACTCAGCAAAGACAGCTATCAATTCGAAGCCAAAGACATAGACTTTGCCTATTTCGAAACCAAAGAATACAAAGAAAAAGCTTCTGCATTAAGAGGCTCCATCATGCTTTTGGGGCCTATGCTCTGTCGCTTTGGCAAAGGCAAAGCTCCTAAACCCGGTGGAGACAAAATCGGAAGAAGGCCATTGGATGCCCATTTCACAGGTTTTGCCAAATTGGGAGCCACCTTCGATTATGAGGCCGACGATTCTTTCTATACCGTGGAAGGGGCAAATATGCAGGGCACATACATTTGGATGGACGAGATTTCCGTTACCGGAACTGCCAATGTGGTAATGGCCGCCGTAATGACGCCCGGCACCACCACCATTTACAATGCCGCTTGCGAACCCTATCTTCAGCAGTTGTGCAAAATGCTCAACAAGATGGGAGCCAAAATTGCGGGTGTGGGTTCCAATCTTTTGACGATTGAAGGTGTGGACAAACTAGGAGCTTGCGAGCATCGCATGCTTCCCGATATGATCGAAATCGGCTCTTTCATTGGTCTAGCGGCTATGACGGGCTCTGAGATCACCATCAAAGATTGCCAAATCAAAGAACTGGGCATTATCCCGAGTACGTTCAAAAAATTGGGCATTGAAATGGAATTCCGTGGAGACGACATCCACATTCCCGCTCAAGAAACATACGAAATCAACCGCTTGATCGACGGCTCCATTCTTACGATATACGATGCCCCTTGGCCGGGCTTTACTCCCGATTTGATTTCCATCGTTTTGGTTACCGCCATTCAGGCCAAGGGCACTTTGCTCGTGCACCAAAAGATGTTCGAAAGCCGCTTATTTTTTGTGGATAAGCTGATTGATATGGGGGCTCAAATCATTCTTTGCGATCCGCATAGAGCGACGGTCGTAGGTTTGAACAGAGAACAGAACTTACGTGGCATTCGCATGACTTCGCCCGATATCCGTGCCGGTGTGGCTTTGTTAATCGCAGCCCTTTCGGCCGAAGGCACCAGCATTATCGACAATATCGAGCAGATTGATCGTGGATATCAATTCATCGACAAACGATTGAATGCAATTGGGGCGAATATAGAAAGGATATAA
- a CDS encoding YwbE family protein → MDGTLRKNIAVGSEVDIVQKHHQRTGELTNGFVKRLLTKVERHHRGIKVLLETGEVGRVQKVYPEED, encoded by the coding sequence ATGGACGGAACGCTAAGAAAAAATATCGCAGTTGGCTCTGAGGTCGACATTGTACAAAAACACCACCAAAGAACCGGCGAACTCACAAATGGTTTTGTGAAACGCCTGCTTACTAAAGTCGAAAGACACCACAGAGGCATTAAAGTGCTGCTGGAAACCGGAGAAGTTGGCCGCGTGCAAAAAGTGTATCCCGAAGAGGATTAA
- the mutS gene encoding DNA mismatch repair protein MutS, whose product MAQKKSKETPLNKQYNQIKAKYPGALLLFRVGDFYETFGEDAVKASKILGIVLTKRNNGGDRQELAGFPHHSLDNYLPKLVRAGERVAICDQLEDPKSVKGIVKRGVTELVTPGVSYNDNVLETKQNNYLASVHFGQKDNFGISFLDISTGEFLTTEGSAAYIDKLLQSFAPAEVIFCKLKQKQFFELFGTKFNTYTLDDWAYTFDFSYPLLTQHFNTNNLKGFGVENLRDGVTSAGVILQYLKDTEHREIKHISSLTRLDEDKYVWLDKFTVRNLELVFPQNEGGVPLIDILDKTITPMGGRLLRKWMVLPLKELKPIQDRQDTVEVFVENRQLLEDLQTVLKPIGDVERLISKVAVGRISPREMVQLNRALHQIGPLKGLLSKLGEHGEIFQLYYSQLADCQYLIDRIDKEIKEDAPHVSNRGGILKSGVDGALDEYHKIAFSGKDYLVDLQQRESQKTSIPSLKIAYNKVFGYYLEVSNAHKDKVPEGWIRKQTLVNAERYITEELKEYEEKILTAESKIFEIEQRLYHELVLAANEFIDQIQQNARVISTIDTLASFAAVALANNYKKPSIDESKTIDIKGGRHPVIEKQLPLGESYVPNDLLLSEDEQQIIIVTGPNMAGKSALLRQTALIVLLAQIGSFVPAEASQIGLVDKIFTRVGASDNLSRGESTFMVEMTETASILNNLSDRSLVIMDEIGRGTSTYDGVSIAWSISEFLHNHPKFNPRTLFATHYHELNQLTEDFSRIKNFNVAVKELGGKIVFLRKLKPGGSEHSFGIHVAQLAGMPQSVVLRASEILNHLEEDHIKEKRKEKINEMPKNNYQLSFFDTPDPKIEELKEKLRSLDVNSISPIDALLKLNELKRLLD is encoded by the coding sequence ATGGCTCAAAAGAAATCGAAAGAAACCCCTTTAAACAAACAATACAACCAAATAAAGGCAAAATATCCTGGAGCACTTCTGCTGTTCAGGGTGGGCGATTTCTATGAGACTTTCGGTGAAGATGCCGTAAAAGCTTCGAAAATTCTGGGTATCGTACTGACCAAAAGAAACAACGGTGGCGACCGCCAAGAGCTTGCAGGTTTTCCGCACCATTCTCTCGACAATTACCTGCCAAAGCTCGTTCGGGCCGGTGAACGCGTAGCCATCTGCGATCAGCTTGAAGACCCGAAATCTGTAAAAGGCATCGTAAAAAGAGGGGTAACCGAACTGGTAACGCCCGGCGTTTCATACAACGATAATGTACTCGAAACCAAGCAGAACAATTACCTGGCCAGTGTGCATTTTGGGCAAAAGGACAATTTCGGCATCTCTTTTCTCGACATTTCCACGGGTGAATTTTTAACCACAGAAGGTTCTGCAGCCTATATCGACAAGCTCTTGCAAAGTTTTGCTCCAGCCGAAGTGATATTCTGCAAACTCAAACAAAAACAGTTTTTCGAGCTTTTTGGCACAAAGTTCAATACTTACACATTGGACGATTGGGCCTATACTTTCGACTTCTCCTACCCTTTGCTTACACAGCATTTCAACACCAACAATTTAAAGGGTTTTGGAGTAGAAAACCTTCGTGACGGAGTCACTTCCGCGGGTGTTATTCTACAATATTTAAAAGACACCGAGCACAGAGAAATCAAGCATATTTCGAGCTTAACTCGTCTCGATGAAGACAAATACGTTTGGCTGGATAAGTTTACGGTGCGAAACCTTGAACTCGTATTTCCGCAAAACGAAGGCGGTGTGCCCCTGATCGATATTCTCGACAAAACCATCACCCCCATGGGCGGCCGCCTTCTTCGGAAATGGATGGTATTGCCTTTGAAAGAGCTGAAACCCATTCAAGACCGACAAGATACGGTAGAAGTGTTTGTCGAAAACCGACAGCTTTTGGAAGATCTCCAAACGGTTTTAAAGCCCATTGGCGATGTCGAAAGGTTGATTTCAAAAGTAGCCGTAGGACGCATAAGTCCAAGGGAAATGGTGCAACTCAATCGGGCACTTCACCAAATTGGCCCATTGAAAGGCTTGCTTTCCAAATTGGGCGAACACGGAGAGATTTTCCAGCTTTATTACAGCCAATTGGCCGATTGCCAATATTTGATCGACCGCATAGACAAAGAAATTAAAGAAGACGCCCCGCATGTGAGCAACCGCGGGGGTATCTTGAAATCGGGTGTAGATGGAGCCCTCGATGAATACCATAAAATTGCCTTTTCGGGAAAAGACTACCTTGTGGATTTGCAACAAAGAGAATCGCAAAAAACAAGCATTCCCTCTCTAAAGATTGCCTACAATAAGGTTTTCGGTTACTATCTGGAGGTGAGCAATGCCCACAAAGACAAAGTGCCCGAAGGCTGGATCAGGAAACAAACTTTGGTGAATGCCGAACGCTACATTACCGAAGAACTGAAAGAATACGAAGAAAAAATCCTGACCGCCGAAAGCAAAATCTTTGAAATAGAACAAAGGCTCTACCACGAGTTGGTCTTGGCGGCAAACGAGTTCATTGATCAAATCCAACAAAACGCCCGTGTGATTTCCACCATCGATACACTGGCGAGTTTTGCAGCCGTGGCTTTGGCCAACAATTACAAGAAACCTTCAATAGACGAATCGAAAACAATCGATATCAAAGGTGGACGGCACCCTGTCATTGAAAAACAACTTCCTTTGGGCGAAAGCTATGTGCCCAACGATCTGCTGCTGAGCGAAGACGAACAGCAAATAATCATTGTAACAGGCCCAAACATGGCGGGTAAATCTGCCCTGCTTCGCCAAACCGCATTGATTGTACTGCTGGCCCAAATCGGAAGTTTCGTACCTGCCGAAGCCAGCCAAATCGGGCTGGTCGACAAGATTTTCACACGTGTGGGTGCCAGCGACAACCTTTCTCGTGGGGAGTCGACCTTTATGGTTGAAATGACAGAAACGGCTTCGATTTTGAACAACTTGAGCGACCGCAGCTTGGTGATCATGGACGAAATTGGGCGAGGAACCAGCACCTACGATGGCGTGAGTATTGCCTGGAGTATTTCCGAATTCCTCCACAATCACCCGAAATTCAATCCTCGCACCTTGTTTGCCACGCATTATCACGAGTTGAATCAGCTCACTGAAGATTTTTCACGCATCAAGAATTTCAATGTCGCCGTAAAAGAGTTGGGCGGAAAAATTGTTTTCCTCAGAAAACTGAAACCCGGTGGCAGCGAACACAGCTTTGGAATCCATGTGGCTCAATTGGCCGGCATGCCGCAATCTGTTGTGTTGCGGGCCAGCGAAATCCTGAATCATCTTGAGGAAGACCATATCAAAGAAAAGCGAAAAGAGAAGATCAACGAGATGCCCAAAAACAATTATCAGTTGAGTTTTTTCGACACCCCAGATCCCAAAATTGAGGAATTGAAAGAAAAGCTGCGTTCACTGGATGTAAACAGCATTTCGCCCATAGACGCCCTTTTGAAGCTCAATGAACTGAAAAGGCTTTTGGATTAA
- a CDS encoding MGH1-like glycoside hydrolase domain-containing protein, whose protein sequence is MKDTTEHLRLKERPDNRGWKKWGPYLSERQWGTVREDYSVYGDSWEYLSHHMAKSRAYRWGEDGIGGLSDNKQFICFAFSFWNYKDPILKERLFGLTGKEGNHGEDVKELYYYLDSTPTHSYMKMLYKYPIEEYPYESILAGNRERSRSDREYEILDTGVFDDNKFFDIFIEYAKVDENDILVKLTVHNRSDETAKLAVLPTLWFRNTWSWGYEKFEEKPSIRKTGKQQAEVNHPNFQKYKLYLEKADRLLFTENETNMDVVFGKPNATPYVKDSFHSYVLDGDKKAVNPKFVGTKMAGLYEREIPEKSSIEIRLRLSEDVDLVSPFGDFDTLFDQAQHVADEFYGEVQKDIESEEQRNIQRQAFAGMMWNKQFYYYNISQWAKGDPEMPFKFTGRNFERNSTWKHAFMHNILSMPDKWEYPWFAAWDLAFHTVTLSRIDSDFAKRQLAVVLREYYMHPNGQIPAYEWNFSDVNPPVHAWATWKVYEIDREQRGGKGDIAFLERIFHKLLANFTWWINQKDVDGKNIFGGGFLGLDNIGVFDRNAQIPGMTLQQADATGWMAIFTLNMLRISMEIALERPVYQDMASKFFDHFLQIAAAINNDMEQGNVDSGLWDEQDQFYYDKLYTPDIRTIFLKIKSLVGLIPLCAVEVINQDLLDRLPAFRQRLEWVLRNRPDQASLISRWYEPGKGETHLLSLLRGHRMKMVLKRLFDEEEFLSDYGIRSLSKFHKDNPYVFNLNGEDLTVAYSPAESELSIMGGNSNWRGPIWFPLNYLIIDALHKYSEYYGDDYEVEYPTGSGQITTISKSAYAISTRLIKIFERNKKGVRASLHGYKAYDGNTFFKPYHLFHEYFNGDTGEGLGAAHQTGWTGLVADLIEEVNKEKAGSK, encoded by the coding sequence ATGAAAGACACGACAGAACATTTGAGGCTGAAGGAAAGGCCAGACAATAGAGGATGGAAAAAGTGGGGGCCTTACCTTTCCGAACGCCAATGGGGTACGGTGCGGGAAGATTACAGTGTGTACGGAGACAGTTGGGAATACCTTAGCCACCACATGGCCAAAAGCAGGGCCTACCGTTGGGGCGAAGATGGAATTGGTGGCCTTTCAGATAATAAACAGTTTATTTGTTTTGCATTTTCCTTTTGGAATTACAAAGATCCGATCCTGAAAGAAAGGCTTTTTGGATTGACGGGCAAAGAGGGAAACCACGGTGAAGATGTGAAGGAACTGTACTATTATTTGGATAGCACACCGACGCACTCGTACATGAAAATGCTGTACAAGTACCCAATCGAAGAATATCCATATGAATCGATTTTGGCTGGCAATAGAGAAAGAAGCCGATCAGACCGAGAGTACGAGATCTTGGATACGGGTGTTTTCGACGACAATAAATTCTTCGATATTTTCATTGAATATGCCAAGGTTGACGAAAACGATATTTTGGTGAAACTTACGGTACACAACCGTTCGGATGAAACGGCAAAACTTGCGGTTCTGCCAACACTTTGGTTTCGCAATACGTGGTCTTGGGGATATGAAAAATTTGAAGAAAAACCCTCAATTCGTAAAACAGGAAAGCAGCAAGCGGAGGTCAATCACCCCAATTTTCAGAAATATAAATTGTATTTGGAAAAGGCCGATCGCCTTTTGTTTACCGAAAATGAAACCAATATGGACGTGGTTTTTGGGAAACCCAATGCCACGCCCTATGTAAAGGACAGTTTTCATTCTTATGTTCTCGACGGCGACAAAAAGGCGGTGAATCCGAAGTTTGTGGGTACAAAAATGGCTGGATTGTACGAACGTGAAATTCCTGAGAAATCGTCGATCGAAATTCGTCTTCGTTTGAGTGAAGATGTGGATTTGGTGAGCCCTTTTGGTGATTTTGATACTCTTTTCGACCAGGCTCAGCACGTGGCCGATGAGTTTTATGGCGAAGTGCAAAAGGATATTGAGAGCGAAGAACAGAGGAATATACAGCGTCAGGCTTTTGCAGGCATGATGTGGAACAAGCAGTTTTATTATTACAATATCAGCCAATGGGCGAAAGGCGATCCTGAAATGCCGTTCAAGTTTACCGGACGTAATTTCGAACGGAATTCGACTTGGAAACACGCCTTTATGCACAATATTCTTTCCATGCCAGACAAATGGGAATACCCTTGGTTTGCGGCGTGGGATTTGGCCTTTCACACGGTTACGCTTTCGCGAATCGACAGCGATTTTGCCAAAAGGCAATTGGCGGTGGTTTTGCGGGAATATTATATGCATCCCAACGGCCAAATTCCGGCCTACGAGTGGAATTTCTCGGATGTGAACCCGCCCGTGCACGCGTGGGCCACTTGGAAAGTGTACGAGATAGACCGTGAGCAGCGTGGCGGAAAGGGAGACATTGCCTTTCTCGAACGTATCTTTCACAAACTTTTGGCGAATTTCACTTGGTGGATAAACCAAAAGGATGTGGACGGGAAGAATATTTTCGGTGGCGGCTTTTTGGGTTTGGACAACATCGGTGTGTTCGACCGCAATGCCCAGATCCCGGGCATGACTTTGCAACAGGCCGATGCCACAGGTTGGATGGCGATCTTTACCCTGAACATGCTGCGTATTTCAATGGAAATTGCTTTAGAACGCCCTGTATATCAAGATATGGCATCCAAATTTTTCGACCATTTCTTGCAGATCGCCGCAGCCATAAACAACGATATGGAGCAAGGCAATGTGGATTCGGGGCTTTGGGACGAACAAGATCAGTTTTATTACGATAAACTATATACGCCAGACATCCGGACCATATTTTTGAAAATAAAATCGCTTGTGGGTCTGATCCCGCTCTGTGCCGTAGAGGTTATCAACCAAGATTTGTTGGATAGGTTACCCGCTTTCAGGCAAAGGCTTGAATGGGTTTTGCGGAACCGCCCGGATCAGGCTTCTTTGATTTCGAGATGGTATGAACCGGGTAAGGGCGAAACGCATTTGCTTTCATTGCTGCGTGGGCACCGTATGAAAATGGTGTTGAAACGGCTTTTCGACGAAGAGGAGTTTCTCTCGGATTACGGCATTCGTTCGCTTTCGAAATTCCATAAAGACAATCCTTACGTCTTCAACCTGAATGGTGAAGACCTTACTGTGGCTTATTCACCTGCCGAATCAGAGCTTTCCATTATGGGTGGAAACAGCAATTGGCGGGGCCCTATTTGGTTTCCGCTGAATTATTTGATCATTGATGCCTTGCACAAATATTCGGAATATTATGGAGACGATTACGAAGTGGAATATCCTACGGGTTCGGGGCAGATTACCACGATTTCGAAAAGTGCTTATGCTATTTCTACGAGGCTGATCAAGATTTTTGAACGCAATAAGAAGGGCGTACGGGCTTCTTTACACGGCTACAAAGCTTACGACGGAAATACTTTTTTCAAGCCATATCACCTCTTTCATGAGTATTTCAATGGCGATACAGGCGAGGGTTTGGGTGCCGCTCATCAAACGGGTTGGACAGGCCTCGTGGCTGATTTGATTGAAGAAGTGAATAAAGAAAAGGCAGGTTCGAAGTAA
- a CDS encoding biotin--[acetyl-CoA-carboxylase] ligase gives MYKIHPKTDFIGKNVFYLTSCHSTNDYASQKIQNDEWAEGTLVITDEQTSGKGQRGNSWYSEPGQNLTFSVVLFPDFLKASEQFFLNMAVANALFETVEYFLKSNDLRIKWPNDLYHGRSKLAGILIENGIAGRNLSWSIIGIGLNVNQMDFALPNASSLAKLAQSVFDLKKILMLFCENLEKRYLSLKEGLPEKEQAFFEENLFLKNVPSLFRQGERIFEGEILGLGDAGKIRIQEAEKTWEFAHKEFEYIL, from the coding sequence TTGTACAAAATTCATCCCAAAACAGATTTTATAGGCAAAAATGTCTTCTATCTGACAAGTTGTCATTCTACTAACGATTATGCCTCTCAAAAAATTCAAAATGATGAATGGGCCGAAGGCACGCTTGTCATTACGGATGAACAGACGAGCGGAAAAGGCCAAAGAGGCAACAGTTGGTATTCTGAACCCGGCCAGAATTTGACCTTTTCTGTGGTACTTTTCCCAGATTTTCTGAAAGCTTCCGAACAGTTTTTCCTGAATATGGCCGTAGCCAATGCACTTTTCGAAACCGTTGAGTATTTTTTGAAAAGCAATGATCTCAGAATCAAATGGCCGAACGACCTGTATCACGGTCGCTCGAAATTGGCGGGGATTCTGATCGAAAACGGCATTGCAGGTAGAAATTTATCTTGGAGTATCATCGGTATTGGGCTCAATGTCAATCAAATGGATTTTGCTTTGCCCAATGCTTCATCCTTGGCCAAATTGGCACAGTCGGTATTTGATTTAAAGAAAATATTGATGCTGTTTTGTGAAAATTTGGAAAAAAGATACCTGTCTTTGAAAGAAGGCTTGCCTGAAAAAGAACAAGCATTTTTCGAAGAGAATTTGTTTTTGAAGAATGTGCCGAGTTTATTTAGGCAAGGCGAGCGGATTTTCGAGGGCGAAATTCTTGGTCTTGGCGATGCGGGCAAAATTCGCATTCAAGAAGCCGAGAAAACATGGGAATTTGCCCATAAAGAATTCGAGTATATTCTTTAA
- the rsfS gene encoding ribosome silencing factor, with the protein MKKEKQLSSSQLSEYIVEGMHEKKANQVILMDLRKVKNTITDYFVICSGNSDTQIDAIARSVEEVVYKKTNQNPWNTEGRQNKEWVLLDYVDVVVHIFISQKRAFYDIESLWGDAEITYFTDDLKPSKVPIAN; encoded by the coding sequence ATGAAAAAAGAAAAGCAACTTTCAAGCTCTCAATTGAGTGAATATATCGTTGAAGGGATGCACGAGAAAAAGGCAAATCAAGTGATACTTATGGATTTGCGAAAAGTGAAAAACACCATAACGGACTATTTCGTGATATGCTCGGGCAATTCGGATACACAAATCGACGCCATAGCACGCTCGGTAGAAGAAGTGGTGTACAAAAAGACCAACCAGAACCCTTGGAATACAGAGGGCAGACAAAATAAGGAGTGGGTTTTGCTCGATTATGTAGATGTGGTGGTGCACATTTTCATATCGCAAAAGAGAGCCTTTTACGATATCGAATCGCTTTGGGGCGATGCCGAAATCACTTATTTTACTGACGATTTGAAGCCCTCGAAAGTACCAATAGCCAATTAA